TTCGTCTTCCGCTGAAGGTCAGCCTGCACCGCCGGCGACGCCAAACATTGTGATGTCCTCCAAGGATCACGATTCTCTCTTCAGCGGTGGCGGCATCAGGTGCTTATTTCCATTTACTGTGGGCCTTCCAGTTTTTCTGAGGCCTTTCctcttttttgtttcaattttctaGTACTTTGGGGTTGGAATTGAGGTTTTTAATCGGAAAATTTGTGATCGACGCTATGAGTAGAAGTTGTGCTCGGAAATTCAATTATCAACGCGATTAGATAAAATGGGAAAATAAATTCTTAGCAGGACCGAAAAAATACGATGTTAGCATGCTTGTAAATTGGGACCGTAATTTATTGCATTTTAATGCCGTGGGTTGATGGTCACGTGTTTGTATGATAGGATATGATATGGCATCGCAAATTGATGATAAGAATACTTGGGTTTgctctttctttatatttaagCTTCTGAAAGCAGCGAGGAGGGAAATTGTAGTGTCTATATTAATCTATGTTACTGTTAATTAGAAATGGGCGTTATGGCTTTGTGTACCCTTCTTTTATGTTCATGTTTGTTTAGTAATTTCTCGTGGTGCCTTTTTGTACTTTTTATGAATTACAAGATATTgttttatacatttttcatcAACTGACCACTCAGACCAAACCCTGCATCTACTACTGattttaagcaatttttcttttaatatttatattttacagtTATAGTAAGACGTGAAGTTATAAAGTTGGGTGGTGTTGGGGTTGCGAAGTAGTGGTTCTTGTAtgctcatcaaaaatttgaaatgcCTTTCAAGTTTGAATCAGTTTATTTGCTTTGTCCTACCTGGAAGCATCCGTTTCTTACCACATTAGATGAAGGATTTAGGGAATTATGgaattctttttcctttcattttgtTGCATCCCCCCTCCCCCACTCAACACCAAAATCCGATAGTTGCTTTTAACTATTCCATGACTTGCTTTTAACTATTCCATGACTTGTTGAACCAGtcaaatattgaatttattCCATACTGATTTGGCTTATTTATTAGATCAAATGTGTTATTAACTCGGTCAGTCAGTGCTAACATAATCGAACCGGTCTTAAGACTGATGCAAACCAGTTTTTGTTCTGTTGTGTTCTGTGTAATTGGGTAAACTATAGACCAGATGATCTTGTGacaataatttaatacaatttcTATATTAGTTGGTTTCTATCACAAACACTTCTGCTATATGACTTTCAAGATGTAGATTAAAGGATAGGAAAGGAAAAATATTCGTACTTTCTTTGATTATATAATGAATTATGTAGTTTGGAATTCAAACTAGCGAACGTGACATAGGGATGAGGGaggaaaatattgaatttaGTAAATGCTAGGGGTAAGAAAAAGATGAACCATATATTAAGTAGTTTTGGGAAATTTTTAACTAAATGCTATTTGATCGccatcaacaatttttttaccaaaattcattcaaattaaattgtagGGTTctatgaaatatatttgaattttggttCAGGTACCCTCTTATGTTTTCTAATAATTGTCTCCCAACtctcaaatattcaaaaaaagattatttttgtcTAGCTTTCTCTCTGGAAGTCGAAGTGGAAGGTTCAGCTATGGATATTCCAGTTTCAAGGGTAAAAGGTCATTAATGGAGGATTTCTTTGAGACCACCATATCAGAGGTCGATGGTCAGATGGTTGcattttttggtgtttttgatGGTAAGCCTGTTTTATATTCCctaaaattggtttttttatctttaccCCCTTCCCTGTTTTTTTCCGATTTGGTGTGCAACATAGTCAATTTACGAAGCAATTGTAAGATTTTGATTGCTTGGTATGgcatttagaataaaaaattgtgatcCTGTTTCGTTTTTATAACTTATGTCTGTTTATTGTCTCTGCTGTTGGATGTTGGTGACATGCTTTTTATCATAGGATCAATCTCGCTAGCATGTGCCTCCGTGGTGAGTGTCTCAGCCTTTGTGGCAATTTGACAAACATCATTCCTGTGCGTTCAACACtgtttccattttccatctctACTAGATTCATACTATCCTTTGCTTCTTGGATCTGCCACCTTTGCTTTCTTGATCCATCCATGTTTTCTGATTTTTACCCCTCTATGTAGCTCATTTTCTCGCTGTCCAGCCCTTTTTCTTACCTGTGGTTGATTCGTACCCTCTGAAGGCTGAACCAACATAGTCTTTCTCACTGTAACTTCTCAGCCAGTCCCCCGTTCTGTTTTGGCCTCTTCTCTCCTTTGAAGGATCCTCTTATTGTTTGACTTCTGTCCCAGTGTCTGCTGCACTCCTCATGTTTGGTGGCTGCACGTAGCTTCTAGATTGTTCTTGCAGAAACCTGTGTTAGAGTTCTTTTTGTCTGTTTGGTTTGCTCTGGTTTGACTTTGGTTTGCCTACAACATTGGTTTCTCTGCTTTAGTTCTCCGTTTGCTTTCTTCAGCAGTCTCAGACACACTCTGACCCTTCTAGTCTTTCGTCCTGGGTGCACTGCCCCTGTAGATATTCTGTACTGGGATGATGAGTGTTGAAACCCAACATCAACTATAGATAGGGTCGATAGGGTCAAAGTAGAGCTAATAAAGACTTGGCAGTGGACACTTCTTGAGTTTGCGATTGAGTAAGCCACAGcccaaattagaaaattattattccAACCATGGTTGGTGGAgtctatattatattttaaaacggatttatttgtaataaagtTTAGTCACGTTTAAATATTGGTTTGtatagtttttactttttatatttcctctaatgatttgttttcttattttgttaggGTTACAATCTAGTACATTAGTATAATTAAGGGAATGCTTTATTTTTCTCTGGTCCTTATTCAATATTAATTTCTGATAttgataaaaatgttatttatattatttgattagatatgttaaaaataatataaatgttatttatattatttgtttcttattcttttagGTCATGGAGGTTCCCGGACTGcagaatatttgaaaaacaatctATTTAAGAATTTGAGTAGCCATCCTGACTTTATCAAAGACACAAAGACTGCTATAGGTATGAACTTCATTGTTGTTAATTTATacatatgttaaaattttcatatcacATTACAGTTGTTTGGTTTGCGCCTTGACAGTGTAAATATTAACATGTTTTCTGTCCAATTATTTGTTTCATTGCAGTTGAAGCATTTAAACAGACAGATATCGACTACCTCAATGAGGAAAAGGGCCATCAAAGAGATGCTGGGTCAACTGCATCAACAGCTATGTTGTTGGGGGACCGAATTGTTGTTGCAAATGTTGGTGATTCCAGAGTAGTTGCAAGTAGAGCTGGTTCAGGTTGATGCCAtgtcatttatgttttagtgAGAATTTGATTTACATTGGGCATAATccacatatttttaatatggtGATGAGTGGAGGGAATATGCAGCATGTTTCCTTTCAATGAAGTGCATTGTCAAACATTGGTTTTGGGTCACTTCAGTTTTCCTAAGTTTCCAGTGTTATCCTTTTCAGTAAAATTTCCTTGCAAATTGTTTATGCTAGTTGGATAGGCAAAATAGGCTCAAGAAGCAATATATAAATTCCTGGTCCGTTTTATTTTTTGCCTTCTTTTGatgagtttttgttttaatgtagCTATTCCTTTGTCTATTGATCACAAGCCCGATAGATCTGATGAACGTCAAAGGATTGAAAAGGCTGGGGGATTTATAATCTGGGCTGGTAAGTTTCTTCCTGTAGGGTTGTACTGTCTTTTCTTTTGGGCAGGGCAGTGGGGGGCCATACTTCAcaataaattgataataaataaatggcTTGTACTGTTGCTGGTTGATCCAGGAACATGGAGGGTCGGTGGTGTTCTTGCTGTGTCCCGTGCATTTGGCGACAAACTTCTTAAGCCTTATGTGGTTGCTGACCCTGAAATTCAGGTAGCCTGAATCATAAGCGCATAAACTTGATCATCCATTTGGTATTCTgtgtcattatattttttatgccGGCTAAGTTCTCCTTTTTTGGTTATTTTATGGCTTAGGAGGAAGAAATTGACGGTGtagattttattataattgcTAGTGATGGCCTTTGGAATGTCATATCAAACAAGGTGAGACTATCTTACTCGTTAAAGTTGACCTAAACAagatagattttttatttttcaatttgattttgtgattgattgTACATTGCCTTTTCAGGAGGCCGTGTCGTTAGTACAGAATATCACAGATGCAGAAGTGGCATCCAGAGAACTGATAAAAGAAGCTTATGCACGGGGAAGCTCTGATAACATCACTAGTGTTGTTGTTCGATTTGATATATCCTGATATGCTTGTACTCTTGTACTTTAGGTATCTCTTATTTCTAACAACTGAAATTCTGACCGTAGAAATCGCAAATGGGTGTGAAAGTCTACTATCTTGTTTTCTAACGAATtgctttattaattattttcatcatgATCTTCCCACTGCctaatttattttagtcttcTATAAATCTTAGGTTCATTTCTTCCTTTCCCGTCAACTGTAGGTTAAATATATAGGATCATCTACTTAATGTTAACTCAATCTCTCAATTTGCTTAGAAAGTTAAGGTTTCTCTTCACTTAAATTAGTctcattttatcatattaacTAAAAAAGTACCAATCCCactttttttttcgtttatCCTTATCTAAGAATAgaagttatttattatattaactatAAAAGTGCATCATTATATGAAGACAACTAAgaaggaaaataataatattcaggTCACTTaatcaacaattattttaagtgattcatataaaaatatataaatttatcatatacttaaaatttaattaaacatttatatttatgtgcGGGTAAGTATGATAAGATGCCTATCTGAATATACTAATCATATAGTAAATTTATACTTACTCCCttgaatatgatatattttcattgattgccgaaaataaaataactatttttcacatATAACACCATATACTTGACATATATTTGAGTGTAAGGGTATGAagcaccttttttttttcttactatttGAATTATCGTCAAATTCAAATCTAGAAATCCAGAATCAAACACATGTCAAAGGAATTTCTccccaaaaagaagaaaaatattgtgaGTTAGGTCATGAATCATGATGATGCCAGCCCGTGAAATCGAAGCCTTCAGCTTGAGTCAAAGAAAAGTCTTAATAGTTATAAGAAACTATTTAGGTTCACATtacaaatatatgaatttatttatacaaGAGATTACACTCATTGAATTTACCCCTCTCCAACCGtctttaaataaatcaaaatgattACTGATTTGTTTATTGTATGGAACAGGAAAGAATGCAgtaagacttttttttattaattactcattttttaaaattttaaaataaaacatttcaatATAAATCAGGCTActttaaaatcaatttgtaaaCTTCATCCAATTTCATTTAAACctgatcataaaaatataatttttatctaaaaaacatatataaatgaattaatttaagtaaaggttatttatatatatatatatatatatattacttgcaatgttaaaaatgttttactgagaaggaaaaaaagaaaaagacagaaAAGTATAGGAATgacaagtaaaagaaaagtcCAAAGTGTCTTCCTCTGAATGCGTGTGTTTCTGTGAAGTTTCGTGTTTCTGAGTCTGTTGCTCCACTTTCCTTCCACCcatcttccttttctttaaGATTCTCAATATCTTGTAATCATAATAATCCAAAACCATCTTCCTCTTACTCCCTTCACTTCCACCCTCTTCTCTGTTCCTTCTTCCACCATCTCAATGGCCTCTCACCCAAACCAAACAggttctccctctctctctctttctatatttctctatatttcttcaatcttctaaatttttcatttttcgaTCACCCTTTTGTTGTATCAGGAACGGGAGCTGACGGGCAAGGAGAAAAGGACCCCCCATCGCCGATCCCAGCATCAGCCTCTCAGAACCCACTTTCTGAGATATCGCCGTCACCGTCGCCGTCGCCGTCCTCATCGACGGCGCCGGCGCTGGTGCTTTCGAACTCGGGGAAGCGCATCGACCAGACGGGGAGGAAGAAATACGTGAAGCAAGTGACTGGGCGGCATAACGACACGGAGCTGCACCTGGCGGCACAGAGGGGCGACGTCGGCGCCGTGAGACAGATCCTTCTCGACGTCGAATCTCAGGTTATGGGAACTCTCGGCGACGGCGACGACGACGATCTCGACACCGAGATTGCGGAGGTTCGAGCTTGCCTCGTCAACGAAGAGAACGAGCTCGGTGAGACCCCTTTGTTCACTGCCGCTGAAAAGGGTCATCTCCATGTCGTGAAGGAGCTTCTCAACCATTCCACTGCTCAGACTGTTTCCAAAAAGAACCGATCGGGATTTGATCCCTTGCATATTGCAGCTAGTAAAGGCCACCACTGTATGTAGTATCTCTCTTTCTAGTACTTGTGTTTCTTTGTGCTGTTTTAGTTAGTTATACGAGGAGTTATGTTATGAACTTATGAACATATGCTCTGCTGCTTGAGGTTTAGGAAAGAGATTATAAAACCTTTAAAGTGAGCGACTCATCCTTGAAAGTGAAGTAGTTAATCTAAGTCGTTGAACAAACTCTTCGGTTACCCTTCTTTAGTTTAAGAGAGTTCTTTGGCAGATGAATGATAATAAGTCTTCTCCACAACAATATTCCCATTGTGTACTAAAGGGTAACAGGGGATTGTTCCGGTGGTGGAGGGATTCTGCCAGATTTCTACTAGCCTTGAAGTATGCCACTGGTGGTGATTGTCAATCAGGCGAGGGTTTTGCAGCCTCGAGGTTTTGGCAGCGCCCCCTTGTGCGCGAAGTGACTTTAATATAGGATTGATGGAGTCATGATCATAGCCATTGAttagaaatttagaaatttagcTGTTGGTGACTGagattatttactttatttttacttaCACTAGAGGAGTGAGATTCAAAGTAAAAATGTTTTGGTAGCATTGGGGAAGTTCATTGTGATGATGGACTTTTGGTGTGTAATCTGATGAGATGTTCTTATGTGCTGATGTAGTGTAATGTGTGTTTGGTTTTCTATTCTTCCATGTTATTCATGGCGTGTTTTGGTTTTCAGCCATTGTTCAGGTTTTGCTAGATTATGACCCGGGATTGAGCAAAACTATTGGTCCATCCAATTCGACTCCACTTATAACTGCAGCGACAAGAGGACACACGGAAGTGGTGAATGAGCTGCTGTCGAAGGATTGTAGCTTGTTGGAGATTGCTAGATCCAATGGCAAAAATGCTTTGCATTTAGCAGCTCGTCAGGGCCATGTGGAGATTGTGAAAGCCTTGCTCAGTAAAGATCCACAGTTGGCTCGAAGGACTGACAAGAAAGGGCAAACTGCACTGCACATGGCTGTAAAAGGGCAGAGTTGTGACGCAGTAAAGTTACTTCTTGATGCGGATGCTGCCATTGTTATGCTTCCTGACAAATTTGGTAACACAGCATTACATGTGGCAACCAGGAAAAAGCGAGTAGAGGTATGTCAACAGTTTCATAGCATTACAAGCACCATATCAGTATAGATGAAGCCATTTAAATCAAGTTGCTAGAACTGATGGGGCTCTCACCAAATGGCTAAATATGTCTTCTCTTATTGTGTACCTGGGTTACTAAATGCTGCTTTTAACCGTCTAAATGTGatgaatttttattcaaaaagaaaacattataaCTTTTTGTATTTCAAATGTAATGTAATAATGTTTTCTTTCCTAATTTTGGCTTACCACTTTTAGATTTtccataatattatataaatgcaACCAAACATTTAAACGAAGGTGGTAACTTGGTATGGTTACTTACATTTGTCCAGAAGTTTTGAGCCTTTTTgtctttcaaattttctttatataaccATGCAAATTCCctgtatatttttaatcatcTGTCTAAGTTCCTCAAATGAAAATCTAATACTATGGTTTCTCAACTCCCTGCACAGATAGTGAATGAGTTATTACATCTGCCAGACACCAATGTTAATGCATTAACCAGAGACCACAAAACAGCTCTTGACATCGCTGAAAGCCTTCCACTCTGTGAAGAGGCATCAGATATAAAAGAATGTCTTTCTCGATATGGAGCACTTAGAGCTAACGAGCTTAACCAACCAAGGGATGAACTGAGGAAAACTGTTACTCAAATCAAGAAAGATGTTCACACCCAACTTGAACAAACCAAGAGAACCAACAAAAATGTTCATAATATTTCCAAAGAGTTGAGGAAGCTCCATAGGGAAGGAATCAACAATGCCACAAACTCAGTAACAGTGGTGGCGGTGTTGTTTGCTACAGTTGCTTTTGCTGCTATATTCACTGTGCCCGGTGGTGATAAGGATGATGGCTCAGCAGTGGTAGCAGCTTATGCTGCTTTTaaaatcttcttcatctttaatGCTATTGCACTTTTTACATCTTTGGCCGTTGTGGTTGTTCAAATCACCTTGGTTAGAGGTGAAACTAAAGCAGAGAAAAGGGTGGTGGAGGTAATCAACAAGCTCATGTGGCTGGCTTCTGTTTGCACTTCAGTGGCATTTATTGCTTCTTCTTACATAGTTGTGGGTAGGAAGAATAAGTGGGCTGCTATTCTTGTTACATTAGTTGGAGGGGTGATAATTTCTGGAGTTATTGGCACCATGACTTTCTATGTAGTGAGATCTAAGAGAAGCAGGTCAatgaggaagaaggagaagcaGCTAGCCAGGAGGAGTGGATCTAACTCATGGCATCATTCTGAATTCTCCAACTCTGAGGTTGATCGGATTTATGCTATTTGATCTTGAACTTGCAACCTACAAAGGGGATCATGAAGAACAAATTGTTGCAAAATGGATGCAGGTGTTTAGAGTTTCCCCATTCTACCACTTTAAGAGTTCACTGTACAGGAAATTGTTCTCTCAGACTTAGCTGCAGCTAATGTTGGTGTTGCTGCTGCTGGTTTTCTAGGATCATGAGGAATTAGAATGAAGCTCTCATCATCATTGTAACTATTAAATGAGGCACTGCAGGGCGTAAGTAAACACCTGTGTCTTAATCCCAGGTTGTGATTTGCtaggaaaataaattgaacattGCTTTAACTTTCAATTTCTGTATTGATGTATTATCAAAATATACCTGCCAATCCTGTTCGCTACTGAGTActttattacaattttcttGAGGCCTAATCATCACAACTACCTAGATTACATACTGGACCCTTCATACATGCATCATGTGCAGTGCTCATACAGAATGAAATAGTAGTATACCTGttgattgtatttttctttatttttgatgAATTTGTGAGGTGAAAACAAGGTTTGCAATTTGCAGATAAGGGTATGATTGAGTTTGCAATGAAGGTTTTACTTTTGTTCACTGATTGACCATCTGCTCTTCAAAAGGTGTGGTG
This genomic interval from Vigna radiata var. radiata cultivar VC1973A chromosome 8, Vradiata_ver6, whole genome shotgun sequence contains the following:
- the LOC106771936 gene encoding probable protein phosphatase 2C 11 isoform X2, with protein sequence MISNSDPVEPLTAAAATSAVAVTASSSAEGQPAPPATPNIVMSSKDHDSLFSGGGISFLSGSRSGRFSYGYSSFKGKRSLMEDFFETTISEVDGQMVAFFGVFDGHGGSRTAEYLKNNLFKNLSSHPDFIKDTKTAIVEAFKQTDIDYLNEEKGHQRDAGSTASTAMLLGDRIVVANVGDSRVVASRAGSAIPLSIDHKPDRSDERQRIEKAGGFIIWAGTWRVGGVLAVSRAFGDKLLKPYVVADPEIQEEEIDGVDFIIIASDGLWNVISNKEAVSLVQNITDAEVASRELIKEAYARGSSDNITSVVVRFDIS
- the LOC106771936 gene encoding probable protein phosphatase 2C 11 isoform X1, whose amino-acid sequence is MISNSDPVEPLTAAAATSAVAVTASSSAEGQPAPPATPNIVMSSKDHDSLFSGGGIRLFLSSFLSGSRSGRFSYGYSSFKGKRSLMEDFFETTISEVDGQMVAFFGVFDGHGGSRTAEYLKNNLFKNLSSHPDFIKDTKTAIVEAFKQTDIDYLNEEKGHQRDAGSTASTAMLLGDRIVVANVGDSRVVASRAGSAIPLSIDHKPDRSDERQRIEKAGGFIIWAGTWRVGGVLAVSRAFGDKLLKPYVVADPEIQEEEIDGVDFIIIASDGLWNVISNKEAVSLVQNITDAEVASRELIKEAYARGSSDNITSVVVRFDIS
- the LOC106771935 gene encoding ankyrin repeat-containing protein ITN1, with amino-acid sequence MASHPNQTGTGADGQGEKDPPSPIPASASQNPLSEISPSPSPSPSSSTAPALVLSNSGKRIDQTGRKKYVKQVTGRHNDTELHLAAQRGDVGAVRQILLDVESQVMGTLGDGDDDDLDTEIAEVRACLVNEENELGETPLFTAAEKGHLHVVKELLNHSTAQTVSKKNRSGFDPLHIAASKGHHSIVQVLLDYDPGLSKTIGPSNSTPLITAATRGHTEVVNELLSKDCSLLEIARSNGKNALHLAARQGHVEIVKALLSKDPQLARRTDKKGQTALHMAVKGQSCDAVKLLLDADAAIVMLPDKFGNTALHVATRKKRVEIVNELLHLPDTNVNALTRDHKTALDIAESLPLCEEASDIKECLSRYGALRANELNQPRDELRKTVTQIKKDVHTQLEQTKRTNKNVHNISKELRKLHREGINNATNSVTVVAVLFATVAFAAIFTVPGGDKDDGSAVVAAYAAFKIFFIFNAIALFTSLAVVVVQITLVRGETKAEKRVVEVINKLMWLASVCTSVAFIASSYIVVGRKNKWAAILVTLVGGVIISGVIGTMTFYVVRSKRSRSMRKKEKQLARRSGSNSWHHSEFSNSEVDRIYAI